Proteins from a genomic interval of Leptospira bandrabouensis:
- a CDS encoding flavin-containing monooxygenase, producing MTAPILRNPSVVVIGAGMTGILLAIELEKAGITDITILEKKSDLGGTWRENTYPGVACDIPAHMYTYSFEPNPEWSHRFAHGDEIQAYFKRVSDKYKVTPKIHFNEAVSEASYNKGKWTTKTNQGKTYVSDFLISATGILHHPARPNIPGLDTFQGKCFHTAEWDHSVDLNGKRIGIIGTGSTAAQVIPEIMKLGKKVSVFQRTPQWIVRVPDTDYTEKDKERWRKDINILKRFHRWYTFAVEQTFSKAVIGKKIPHLLMSFLCKRNLKNSVKDPVLRAKLTPNYRVGCKRVIVNSTFYDAIQKPNADLVTEGIEKITEKGVVTKDGKLHELDVLILATGFHPFNFMRPMNLTGKDGVSIDTVWKKKVQAYRSLFIPHFPNFVLMLGPNTPIGNFSVIAMSEVQTKYILKIINDWRKKKFDEIETTEEALKDFAAYLKAGMKNTVWLGGCQSWYLDPDGDPAMWPYTWSRWEKEMKTPDYKDFALHSF from the coding sequence ATGACAGCACCCATCCTTAGAAATCCTTCTGTTGTGGTCATCGGTGCCGGTATGACCGGAATCCTGCTTGCGATTGAATTAGAAAAAGCAGGGATCACAGACATTACCATCTTAGAGAAAAAAAGTGATCTTGGTGGTACATGGAGAGAAAATACATATCCGGGTGTTGCCTGCGACATTCCTGCTCATATGTATACTTATAGTTTTGAACCAAATCCTGAGTGGAGTCACAGGTTTGCTCACGGAGATGAAATCCAAGCTTATTTTAAACGAGTCAGTGATAAATACAAGGTTACTCCCAAAATCCATTTTAATGAAGCAGTTTCGGAAGCATCCTATAACAAAGGTAAGTGGACCACAAAAACAAATCAGGGAAAAACTTACGTTTCCGATTTTTTAATTTCGGCTACGGGAATTTTACACCACCCTGCCCGCCCCAACATTCCAGGACTCGATACTTTCCAAGGAAAATGTTTTCACACAGCTGAGTGGGATCATTCAGTGGATCTAAATGGAAAAAGAATCGGGATCATAGGCACAGGTTCCACAGCGGCCCAAGTCATTCCCGAAATCATGAAACTGGGAAAAAAAGTTTCCGTTTTCCAAAGAACTCCGCAGTGGATTGTTCGTGTTCCTGACACCGATTACACTGAAAAAGACAAAGAACGTTGGAGAAAAGACATTAACATACTCAAACGTTTTCACAGATGGTATACTTTTGCTGTAGAACAAACTTTTTCCAAAGCGGTGATTGGTAAAAAAATTCCTCATTTGCTAATGAGTTTTCTTTGTAAAAGAAATTTAAAAAATTCTGTTAAGGATCCAGTTTTACGCGCAAAATTAACACCTAATTACCGTGTTGGATGTAAACGTGTGATCGTTAATTCAACATTCTATGATGCCATCCAAAAACCTAATGCTGATTTGGTGACGGAAGGGATCGAAAAAATTACGGAGAAAGGAGTTGTGACTAAAGATGGAAAACTCCACGAACTGGATGTTTTGATTCTTGCCACAGGATTTCATCCGTTTAATTTTATGCGACCCATGAACCTCACTGGAAAAGATGGAGTCTCTATTGATACTGTTTGGAAAAAGAAAGTCCAAGCCTATAGGTCTTTATTTATTCCACATTTCCCCAATTTTGTTCTCATGCTCGGACCAAATACTCCTATTGGGAACTTCTCTGTCATTGCGATGAGTGAAGTACAAACCAAATATATTTTGAAAATCATAAACGATTGGAGAAAAAAGAAATTTGATGAAATTGAAACCACAGAGGAAGCATTAAAAGATTTCGCAGCCTACCTCAAAGCTGGTATGAAAAATACTGTTTGGCTCGGTGGATGCCAAAGTTGGTATTTAGACCCAGATGGTGATCCTGCGATGTGGCCTTACACTTGGAGTCGTTGGGAAAAGGAAATGAAAACTCCCGACTACAAAGACTTTGCTCTGCATTCTTTCTAA
- a CDS encoding metalloregulator ArsR/SmtB family transcription factor encodes MNAFAALADDTRRDIIRLVAKNGELTSSEICQNFQISPPAISQHLKVLKEANVLLMKKDAQKRIYSLNQSGIQEMEDWILEIKELWVKRLDKLDRYVMKLKAERANDKK; translated from the coding sequence ATGAATGCTTTTGCTGCCTTAGCAGATGATACAAGAAGAGATATTATAAGACTTGTGGCAAAAAATGGAGAACTGACTTCTTCTGAAATTTGCCAAAATTTTCAAATCAGTCCTCCAGCCATTTCCCAACATTTAAAAGTACTAAAAGAGGCAAATGTCCTTCTTATGAAAAAGGACGCACAAAAACGTATCTATAGTTTGAACCAATCAGGAATCCAGGAAATGGAAGATTGGATTTTAGAGATCAAAGAACTTTGGGTGAAACGTTTGGATAAATTGGACAGATATGTAATGAAATTAAAAGCGGAGAGAGCTAATGATAAAAAATAA
- a CDS encoding SRPBCC family protein: MIKNNTETRIKDNQVTYKRYFDVDVDLLFEVWSKPEHLSEWWGPDGFTLTIKSLDFSNGGIWEFVMHGPDGHDYKNKIQFIEISKPHFILYQHLGDGEGDEDVNFQSRIVFEKAGEGTNLIMEQIFSDKQELERVNKKYGAIEGGKQHIGNLAKYLERISKP; encoded by the coding sequence ATGATAAAAAATAACACAGAGACAAGGATAAAGGATAATCAAGTAACCTATAAACGTTACTTTGATGTAGATGTTGATTTACTTTTTGAAGTTTGGTCCAAACCAGAACATCTTTCTGAATGGTGGGGTCCGGATGGATTTACCTTAACGATTAAAAGTTTAGATTTCTCCAATGGTGGTATTTGGGAGTTTGTGATGCATGGTCCCGATGGACATGATTACAAAAACAAAATCCAATTTATCGAGATCAGCAAACCTCATTTCATATTGTATCAACATTTGGGAGACGGTGAAGGCGATGAAGATGTAAATTTCCAATCTAGAATTGTTTTTGAAAAAGCCGGAGAAGGAACAAATCTCATCATGGAACAGATTTTTTCAGACAAACAAGAGTTAGAAAGAGTGAATAAAAAATACGGTGCTATTGAAGGTGGAAAACAGCATATTGGAAATCTTGCGAAGTATTTGGAGAGGATTTCAAAACCATAA
- a CDS encoding DoxX family membrane protein yields the protein MKIAYLLVRILLGALFLFSSVVVLFNLVQQPETTGDLKIFNDGIKASGYLMTLIKVTELICAIAFLSGRFVPLASIVIAPIVVNILLVHLMIAPEGIPVGIFVVVANAFLAYVNRNAYKPLFVAVYK from the coding sequence ATGAAAATTGCTTATTTATTAGTCAGGATTTTGCTTGGTGCATTATTCCTTTTTTCCTCAGTGGTTGTACTGTTCAACTTGGTTCAGCAACCCGAAACAACTGGAGATTTAAAGATTTTCAATGACGGAATCAAAGCTTCCGGTTATTTAATGACTCTGATCAAAGTAACAGAACTTATTTGTGCGATTGCTTTTTTGTCGGGTAGATTTGTTCCACTCGCTTCTATTGTCATTGCTCCTATCGTTGTGAATATCTTACTGGTTCACTTGATGATTGCTCCCGAAGGAATCCCGGTTGGGATTTTTGTGGTAGTGGCCAATGCATTTCTTGCTTATGTCAATCGAAATGCATACAAACCACTGTTTGTGGCTGTATACAAATAG
- a CDS encoding SulP family inorganic anion transporter, translated as MFSNLKQDIPSGLVVFLVALPLCLGVALASGAPLLSGVISGVIGGIIVGILSHSSTSVSGPAAGLVTLVLAAIASLGDYSTFLLAVFLAGLIQIAIGLLRGGFIANYIPSNVIQGLLASIGIILILKQIPHAVGFDVDPEEDFIFFQKDGENTFSELLNIIKYFSWGAVFIAISSLALMVGYDKSKWKPLKFLPSPVLVILLGVVLNEIYHIFFPSFYLSEKHLVTIPNIKNWESVFFFPNFSAITETKVWYFAFTIAAFATLETLLNLDAVERIDPHKRLASPNRELVAQGVGNSFSGLIGGLPITSVIVRSSVNIYAGARSKLSTIFHGILLSISVVFFGSFLNLIPLSSLAVILIVTGFKLTNLNLYQSIYKKGFYQFLPFIATIFAIIFTDLLTGVLIGLSISFIFILKNNYKNPFLVETETLNIGETVRIELPNQVSFLNKASIKDTLWALPENSKLIVDASNCNFIDHDILEVLEEFKTVVSVEKKIQLNLIGLKDSYELSDQVQFVNILDKEAQQKLTPDEILDFLKRGNERFMKGKWSEKYFKHQVNATAFGQNPIAVVLSCIDSRTSPEIIFDAGLGDIISIRIAGNIVNEEILGSLELSCDKIGTKLIVVLGHSNCGAVSSALYALREGNIASITNKIQKAIDESEKIIHPIQKQNEHIFNHVVKANVKNSIHEILTNSPNLSDKVNKNEIKIVSGFYDTSSGEVQFFDNLES; from the coding sequence ATGTTTTCCAATTTAAAACAAGATATTCCTTCAGGCCTTGTGGTTTTCTTAGTAGCTCTTCCTCTTTGTTTGGGAGTTGCATTAGCCAGTGGAGCTCCTTTATTATCCGGTGTCATCTCTGGTGTCATTGGAGGGATTATAGTTGGAATCCTTAGCCATTCGAGTACGAGTGTCAGTGGACCTGCGGCAGGACTCGTTACTTTAGTGTTAGCTGCGATTGCTAGTTTAGGTGATTATTCCACATTTCTCCTTGCTGTTTTTTTAGCAGGGCTCATTCAAATTGCCATCGGATTATTAAGAGGAGGGTTTATCGCAAACTATATCCCTTCGAACGTGATCCAAGGATTACTTGCATCAATTGGAATTATCTTAATCTTAAAACAAATTCCTCATGCGGTTGGTTTCGATGTTGATCCAGAAGAAGATTTTATTTTTTTCCAGAAAGATGGCGAAAATACTTTTTCAGAACTATTAAATATTATAAAATACTTTTCCTGGGGAGCCGTTTTTATCGCTATTTCTTCTTTAGCTTTAATGGTTGGATACGACAAATCAAAATGGAAACCATTAAAGTTTTTGCCTTCTCCAGTGCTTGTCATCCTCCTGGGAGTAGTATTAAATGAAATCTACCACATTTTTTTTCCAAGTTTCTATCTTTCTGAAAAACATTTGGTAACCATTCCTAATATTAAAAACTGGGAATCCGTATTTTTCTTTCCTAATTTTTCTGCCATTACAGAAACGAAGGTTTGGTACTTTGCCTTTACGATTGCCGCCTTTGCCACACTTGAAACCTTACTCAATTTAGATGCGGTGGAAAGAATTGATCCACATAAACGACTAGCATCCCCTAACAGAGAACTTGTGGCACAAGGAGTAGGGAATTCGTTTTCTGGACTCATCGGAGGACTTCCGATTACATCTGTGATTGTACGAAGTTCAGTTAATATTTATGCAGGTGCTCGCTCAAAATTATCCACCATCTTTCATGGAATTCTATTGTCCATTAGTGTTGTTTTTTTTGGATCGTTTTTGAATTTAATTCCCTTATCTTCTTTAGCTGTCATTTTAATTGTGACAGGTTTTAAACTTACAAACCTTAATCTTTATCAATCGATTTACAAAAAAGGATTTTACCAATTCCTACCTTTTATAGCGACAATCTTTGCTATTATTTTTACTGACCTGCTCACAGGCGTTCTCATTGGACTTTCCATTAGTTTTATTTTTATCTTAAAAAATAACTATAAGAATCCATTTTTGGTGGAAACAGAAACCTTAAACATTGGCGAAACGGTACGAATTGAATTACCAAACCAAGTTTCGTTTTTAAATAAAGCTTCAATAAAAGATACCCTTTGGGCTTTACCAGAAAACTCCAAATTAATCGTAGATGCATCAAACTGTAATTTCATTGATCATGATATCTTAGAAGTGTTAGAAGAATTCAAAACCGTAGTTTCAGTCGAAAAGAAAATCCAACTGAATTTAATTGGACTAAAAGATTCCTACGAACTCAGTGACCAAGTGCAGTTTGTCAATATTCTAGATAAAGAAGCACAACAAAAACTAACTCCAGATGAAATTTTGGATTTTTTAAAACGGGGTAACGAACGGTTTATGAAAGGAAAATGGTCTGAAAAATATTTCAAACACCAAGTGAATGCTACCGCTTTTGGCCAAAATCCCATCGCAGTCGTTTTGTCCTGCATTGATTCAAGGACAAGCCCTGAAATTATCTTTGATGCTGGACTCGGTGATATCATTTCCATCCGGATTGCAGGCAATATCGTAAACGAGGAAATTCTTGGAAGCCTTGAGTTATCTTGTGACAAAATTGGAACTAAGTTAATTGTAGTGCTTGGACATTCCAATTGCGGTGCGGTTTCCAGTGCCTTATATGCACTGAGAGAAGGAAATATCGCAAGTATCACAAACAAAATCCAAAAAGCAATCGATGAATCAGAAAAGATCATCCATCCCATTCAAAAACAAAATGAACATATTTTTAATCACGTAGTGAAGGCGAATGTAAAAAATTCAATTCATGAGATTCTAACAAATAGTCCTAATTTATCTGACAAAGTGAATAAAAATGAAATTAAAATAGTCTCGGGATTTTATGATACTTCCTCAGGAGAGGTTCAATTTTTCGATAACCTTGAATCTTAA
- a CDS encoding succinate dehydrogenase cytochrome b subunit, whose protein sequence is MTLSLDFFRSSIGKKIIMAITGFIWFGFVILHMVGNLQVFQGPEKLNTYAKFLKDLGPLLWVARIGLIVAFFGHVCTAILLKIENSSARPVSYAKGSTIQASVASRTMAYSGLLLLTFLVYHLAHFTLGITNPEHYSFEYILKNGDVVHDVYAMVILGFQDPIISGTYIVFMVFLALHFSHALGSMLQTLGILAPKHNPSIQKLSTGLGLIIFLGNCSMPISILLGYVR, encoded by the coding sequence ATGACGTTGAGTCTAGACTTCTTTCGGTCCTCAATTGGAAAGAAGATCATTATGGCCATTACCGGATTTATCTGGTTTGGGTTCGTGATCCTTCACATGGTCGGAAACCTACAAGTTTTCCAAGGACCAGAAAAATTAAACACCTACGCAAAGTTTCTTAAGGATTTAGGTCCCCTATTATGGGTAGCAAGGATTGGACTCATTGTGGCCTTTTTTGGACACGTATGTACAGCCATCCTCCTAAAAATTGAAAACTCAAGTGCTAGGCCAGTATCTTATGCTAAAGGTTCTACCATCCAAGCTTCTGTTGCTTCGCGGACAATGGCTTATAGCGGACTCCTTTTACTCACGTTTCTTGTGTACCACCTTGCACATTTTACTTTAGGAATCACGAATCCAGAACATTACAGTTTTGAATACATCCTTAAAAACGGAGATGTAGTACATGATGTTTATGCGATGGTGATTCTTGGGTTTCAAGATCCAATCATTTCAGGAACTTATATTGTTTTTATGGTTTTCCTTGCTCTTCATTTTTCCCATGCATTGGGATCTATGCTCCAGACTTTGGGAATCCTCGCACCAAAACACAACCCAAGCATTCAGAAACTTTCTACAGGACTTGGTCTTATCATTTTCCTGGGAAATTGTTCCATGCCGATCTCGATTTTACTCGGGTATGTCCGTTAA
- a CDS encoding fumarate reductase/succinate dehydrogenase flavoprotein subunit — protein MKLDAKIPSGPLEQKWDKHKQDIKLVNPANKRKYKVIIVGTGLAGASAAATLSELGYQVSVFCFQDSPRRAHSIAAQGGINAAKNYQNDGDSVYRLFYDTVKGGDFRAREANVYRLAHESTNIIDQCVAQGVPFAREYGGTLSNRSFGGAQVSRTFYAKGQTGQQLLLGAYSALEKQISRGAVKMYPRTEMLELVLVDGHAKGIVVRDLVTGEVSSHAGDAVILASGGYGNVFYLSTNAKGSNVTATYRAYKKGAGFANPCYTQIHPTCIPQAGDYQSKLTLMSESLRNDGRVWVPKKKDDLRAPHEIPEDERDYYLERKYPSYGNLAPRDISSRSAKEACDNGLGVGPKVGDKRLGVYLDFSDSIKRLGEPVVADRYDNLFQMYERITGENPYKVPMRIYPAVHYTMGGLWVDYNLMSTIPGLHVLGEANFSDHGANRLGASALMQGLADGYFVIPYTIGDYFAREGHKNISTDRPEFKEAEARVREMTNKLLSINGKKTPDDFHRALGKIMWDQCGMARNEKGLKDALQRIPELREEFWKNVKVAGSGSELNQELEKAGRVADFLEFGELLCLDALTREESCGGHFREEHQTEDGEAKRNDDKFCHVTAWEYKGEGKAPVEHREKLEYENIHLAVRSYK, from the coding sequence ATGAAATTAGATGCAAAAATTCCATCGGGTCCTTTGGAACAAAAATGGGACAAACACAAACAAGATATTAAACTTGTAAACCCAGCTAACAAACGTAAATATAAAGTCATCATCGTGGGAACAGGTCTTGCGGGAGCTTCTGCTGCTGCCACACTCTCTGAACTTGGTTACCAAGTTTCTGTTTTTTGTTTTCAAGATAGTCCAAGACGTGCTCACTCCATTGCTGCCCAAGGTGGTATCAATGCGGCAAAAAACTACCAAAATGACGGTGACTCCGTTTATCGCTTGTTTTACGACACGGTAAAGGGTGGAGATTTCCGTGCAAGAGAAGCAAACGTATATCGTTTGGCTCATGAATCCACAAATATCATTGACCAATGTGTAGCACAAGGTGTTCCTTTTGCTCGTGAGTATGGCGGAACCCTATCCAACAGATCTTTTGGTGGAGCACAAGTGTCCCGTACTTTTTATGCAAAAGGACAAACTGGCCAACAGTTGTTACTAGGTGCTTACTCTGCATTAGAAAAACAAATCTCTCGTGGTGCAGTGAAAATGTATCCAAGAACAGAGATGTTGGAACTCGTTCTTGTCGACGGTCATGCAAAAGGAATCGTGGTTCGTGATCTTGTCACAGGCGAAGTTTCTTCACATGCAGGAGATGCTGTGATTCTAGCATCCGGCGGATACGGAAACGTATTTTACCTTTCTACCAACGCAAAAGGATCGAATGTAACTGCTACTTACCGTGCTTACAAAAAAGGAGCAGGATTTGCAAACCCTTGTTATACGCAAATTCACCCTACTTGTATCCCACAAGCAGGTGATTACCAATCAAAACTCACTCTTATGTCTGAATCTCTCCGTAACGACGGACGGGTTTGGGTTCCTAAGAAAAAAGATGATCTCCGTGCTCCTCACGAAATTCCTGAAGACGAAAGAGATTATTACCTCGAAAGAAAATACCCTTCTTACGGAAACTTAGCTCCTCGCGATATCTCGTCACGTTCGGCAAAAGAAGCTTGTGACAATGGTCTTGGTGTGGGTCCAAAAGTTGGTGACAAACGTCTTGGTGTTTACTTAGATTTTTCTGATTCCATCAAACGATTGGGTGAACCAGTGGTGGCTGACCGCTACGACAACCTCTTCCAAATGTATGAACGCATTACGGGAGAAAACCCATATAAAGTGCCAATGCGTATTTATCCTGCCGTCCACTATACAATGGGTGGACTTTGGGTGGATTACAACCTAATGTCAACTATTCCTGGTCTTCATGTTCTGGGAGAAGCAAACTTCTCAGATCATGGTGCAAACCGACTCGGAGCATCAGCTCTCATGCAAGGACTCGCCGATGGATACTTTGTAATCCCTTACACGATTGGTGATTACTTTGCTCGTGAAGGTCATAAAAATATTTCTACTGACAGACCCGAATTTAAAGAAGCGGAAGCACGAGTGCGTGAGATGACTAACAAACTTCTTTCGATCAACGGTAAAAAAACTCCAGACGATTTCCATAGAGCCCTTGGTAAGATTATGTGGGACCAGTGTGGAATGGCACGTAATGAAAAAGGTCTAAAAGATGCTCTACAAAGAATTCCGGAACTTCGTGAAGAATTCTGGAAAAACGTAAAAGTAGCAGGATCTGGTTCTGAACTCAACCAAGAGTTGGAAAAGGCTGGTCGTGTTGCCGATTTCTTAGAGTTTGGTGAACTACTCTGTTTGGATGCTCTCACAAGAGAAGAATCTTGTGGTGGTCACTTCCGAGAGGAACACCAAACTGAAGATGGTGAAGCAAAACGTAATGACGATAAATTCTGTCACGTAACTGCTTGGGAATATAAGGGTGAAGGAAAGGCTCCTGTAGAACACCGCGAAAAACTTGAGTATGAAAACATCCACTTAGCCGTAAGGAGCTACAAATAA
- a CDS encoding succinate dehydrogenase/fumarate reductase iron-sulfur subunit, which yields MKLHLKVWRQKNKNDKGRMVSYEANNISEHMSFLEMLDVVNDDLIKKGDEPIAFDHDCREGICGACSMVINGVPHGPEKGTTTCQLHMRKFKDGDTIFIEPWRAKAFPVVKDLLVDRSAFDRIIQAGGYVSINTGGAPDGNALPIPKVDADLAMDAATCIGCGACVAACKNASAMLFVSAKVSHLALLPQGAVEKKDRVRKMVKAMDKEGFGNCTNQYECEAACPKEISVNFITRLNREYISS from the coding sequence ATGAAGTTACACCTTAAAGTTTGGCGACAAAAGAATAAAAACGATAAAGGTCGTATGGTTAGCTATGAAGCAAACAACATCAGCGAACATATGTCTTTCCTTGAGATGTTAGATGTAGTAAATGATGACCTGATCAAAAAAGGTGATGAACCGATTGCCTTTGACCATGACTGCCGCGAAGGTATTTGTGGTGCATGTTCTATGGTAATCAACGGGGTTCCGCATGGTCCAGAAAAAGGGACTACTACTTGCCAATTACATATGCGTAAGTTCAAAGATGGAGATACCATTTTTATTGAACCGTGGAGAGCCAAAGCATTCCCAGTGGTAAAAGATCTTTTGGTGGATCGTTCTGCTTTTGACCGTATCATCCAAGCTGGTGGGTATGTTTCCATCAACACAGGTGGAGCTCCCGATGGGAATGCATTACCAATTCCCAAGGTAGATGCTGACCTTGCCATGGATGCTGCGACTTGTATTGGATGCGGTGCTTGTGTAGCTGCATGTAAAAATGCATCGGCAATGCTCTTTGTATCTGCAAAAGTTTCTCACTTAGCACTCCTACCTCAAGGTGCTGTAGAAAAGAAAGACCGTGTTCGTAAAATGGTAAAAGCAATGGACAAAGAAGGATTTGGAAATTGTACAAACCAATACGAATGTGAAGCTGCTTGCCCGAAAGAAATTTCGGTAAACTTTATCACAAGATTAAACCGGGAGTATATTTCCTCTTAA
- a CDS encoding glycosyltransferase family 2 protein: MSNLETPLVAIILPTFNRKGIVDRAIQSVINQTYPHWELHIVDDGSTDDTWMDLLSKLPRWKGELSSFGRNKKSIQVHQTEHRGVSGARNFGIERAEGEWMAFIDSDDEWFPEKLFKQLEFHKLNPTFLFSQTKEVWNKKGNLMEPKGKYRKLSGMFLKESLELCMVTSSSFLAHKQTLNKIGGFRIELPVCEDYDLWNRILLEGYPIGLIDENLMVRYGGSDDQLSNQYQALERFRLYSLLLTKEEFRENGKWELLGLQTKLLFQNAIKTRMETILQGRIKRGKEINWMERLNDDFLSEHSIAKVKLKSLLVDSLF, translated from the coding sequence ATGAGCAATTTAGAAACACCACTTGTAGCCATCATCCTTCCCACGTTTAACCGAAAGGGAATTGTGGACCGTGCGATTCAATCCGTAATCAATCAAACCTATCCTCATTGGGAACTCCATATTGTGGACGATGGATCCACCGATGATACATGGATGGATCTACTTTCTAAACTTCCAAGGTGGAAAGGAGAACTATCCTCTTTTGGTAGAAACAAAAAATCCATCCAAGTCCACCAAACAGAACATAGGGGAGTGAGCGGAGCAAGAAACTTTGGAATCGAAAGGGCAGAAGGTGAGTGGATGGCCTTTATAGACTCAGATGACGAGTGGTTTCCCGAGAAACTTTTTAAACAATTGGAATTTCATAAATTAAACCCAACATTTTTATTTTCCCAAACCAAAGAAGTTTGGAATAAAAAAGGAAATTTAATGGAACCCAAAGGAAAATACAGGAAACTTTCAGGAATGTTTTTAAAAGAGTCCTTAGAACTTTGTATGGTAACCTCTTCTAGTTTTTTGGCCCACAAACAAACTTTAAATAAGATTGGAGGATTTCGCATCGAACTACCTGTATGTGAAGATTACGATTTATGGAACAGAATTCTTTTAGAAGGTTACCCTATAGGTTTAATCGATGAAAATTTAATGGTCCGTTATGGCGGTAGCGATGACCAACTCTCAAACCAGTACCAAGCTCTCGAGAGATTTCGATTGTATTCACTTTTACTCACAAAGGAAGAATTCCGAGAAAATGGAAAATGGGAATTGTTAGGACTACAGACCAAGCTGCTTTTCCAAAATGCCATTAAAACTCGGATGGAGACTATTCTCCAAGGTCGGATCAAACGAGGGAAGGAGATAAATTGGATGGAACGTTTGAATGATGATTTTTTATCCGAACATTCAATTGCGAAAGTGAAATTAAAATCGTTGTTAGTTGACTCTTTATTTTAA